In Capsicum annuum cultivar UCD-10X-F1 unplaced genomic scaffold, UCD10Xv1.1 ctg70576, whole genome shotgun sequence, the following are encoded in one genomic region:
- the LOC124885433 gene encoding ankyrin repeat-containing protein ITN1-like (The sequence of the model RefSeq protein was modified relative to this genomic sequence to represent the inferred CDS: added 14 bases not found in genome assembly), with product MLAWKKSLVFYAVKLGLAGVVSDMLAWKKSLVYLPAGSEYDWMTAIHIAASEGDVNMIEKLLNHCPDCWDTLNSNSQNALHVAILNNQDKVVRFLLGCDDNIPLHLLVASGNHVRELINHPRAKKMTFNKENQTPLDIALSCKATTKKEKLVKDLCSIGQFGKRDFEVKRKYEYMLNPNDETGTGVKMQLRENDHDKAIKEDQTVIEIIMKSAQFHIVVATLIMTITFAAGITLPGGFESDPDSPNKGMAILIRKTTFRAFVVSDAIAFTFSAVSIFIYFIMASVVPKPENEKIIQKLYDNAAICQCLSMLAVVIAFSTVWML from the exons TTGGCGGGCGTAGTATCTGATATGCTGGCGTGGAAAAAATCCTTAGTGTACCTTCCGGCAGGCAGTGAATATGACTGGATGACAGCAATTCACATTGCAGCAAGTGAAGGTGACGTAAACATGATAGAGAAGCTATTAAATCACTGCCCCGATTGTTGGGATACGCTTAACAGCAACAGTCAAAATGCTCTTCATGTTGCCATACTGAACAATCAAGACAAGGTAGTCCGGTTCTTATTAGGCTGCGACGACAACATTCCTCTCCATTTGCTTGTTGCCTCTGGTAACCATGTGCGTGAATTAATAAACCATCCTAGAGCAAAGAAGATGACATTTAACAAAGAAAACCAGACTCCACTTGATATAGCATTGTCATGCAAAGCGACAACAAAGAAG gagaaattgGTGAAGGATTTGTGTAGCATTGGCCAATTTGGAAAACGTGACTTTGAGGTAAAGCGGAAGTACGAGTACATGCTCAATCCAAATGATGAAACGGGAACAGGAGTCAAAATGCAACTGAGGGAAAATGATCACGATAAAGCTATAAAGGAAGATCAAACAGTAATAGAAATTATTATGAAGTCAGCTCAATTCCATATTGTCGTGGCCACTTTGATAATGACGATCACTTTCGCCGCTGGTATCACATTGCCAGGAGGTTTTGAGAGCGACCCAGATAGCCCTAATAAAGGGATGGCGATTCTAATAAGGAAAACAACATTTCGTGCATTTGTTGTTTCCGATGCCATTGCCTTCACATTCTCGGCTGTTTCCATATTCATCTACTTCATCATGGCAAGTGTAGTTCCAAAAcctgaaaatgaaaaaattatacagAAGCTTTATGATAACGCAGCAATTTGTCAGTGCTTGTCAATGTTAGCAGTTGTAATTGCATTCTCAACTG